DNA from Alnus glutinosa chromosome 2, dhAlnGlut1.1, whole genome shotgun sequence:
AATCCACCACAATGATACCCTGCACAAATCCACTTGATACCATAACCTGCCTAATCAATTTACAACAATGGTTGCAAGTGGGCAACAtaaccaaatttggtaccaagttATGCAGtaaatacttggtaccaaactttgttgcaaatttggtaccaaatttacaAAATGGACAGTAAATCTACCACAATGATACCATAACCTGCACAAATCCACTTGATACCATAACCTGCCGAATCAATTTACAACAATGGTTGCAAGTGGGCAACAtaaccaaatttggtaccaagttATGCAGtaaatacttggtaccaaattttgttCCAAATTTTACCACAATCCTGCACAACCAAATACTTCCATACCATAATCTGCATAACCAAttactttaacataaatcatcacactttaactttccataaatcatcacactttaacttcattattgataataaaccatgttcatcacactttaacataacataactaGCAAACTTGTTCATCAAactttaacataacataacataacataactatCATCACACTTTAACATATGTCAACATAATAATAAACCATGTTCAGACTctccacatctttttcttccctttgtcattcttctttgcaacTCCTTGTACTTCTGGTTGAGGAATGACAGTGGATGCAGCAACCAAATTGTGGATGTCGAAATCAGGGGGAGCAACTCTAAAAGTGATACCAGTTGCACTTCTGGGAGGACCCCATGAGCATGCTGGTCCACCCCCTGGAACTTTCGGTGGTCCAGCAGGGTTTCCAGTGAGATCGACAAGGAGTTTTCCTTTGCTCTTGTGCATTCCTGTTTGTAAAACAGAAGTTCTCAACCTGCCAGATATTCTTATCCTGGTGGCCAACCCGAGATTGCTCTTTTGCCCCCTACCTTGTGCAGTAGCAATGCCTTCACCCTGACTGCTTGCACCCCTTCCTTTTGTGCTCCTTTGACCTCGACCTTGTGCAGTAGTTGTACTGCTTTCACCCCTTCCTCTTGTCGTATTTTGCCCTCTACCTTGTGCAGTTGCAATGCCTTCACcctgaccttgtccttcccctTCACTGCTTGCACCCCTTCCTCTTGTGCTCCTTTGACCTCGACTTTGTGTAGATGCACTGCTTGCACCCCTTCCCTGACCTTGTCCAGACGCACTGCTTGAACcatcttctcttctcctcttttgCCCCCTACTTCCTGTTGGGTGAGTAGGATTACCAACACATGGGGCACTGGATGTGGCACTGGATGGGGCACTTGGCATTGATGCAGTAGATTGGGCCACAGATGGGGCACTGGATGAACCatccaactacaaaaaaaatcaaataaactagTTAGTAAACAACATTGAATAACATACAAGTTTGCAATCATAAATATAACACAGGAAACACTTACCCTGTCAAGATTGCAGTCAAGATCTGCTGCATGTTTTCTATAGAAATTCCGCCTACGTTCTTGTCTTTCATCATGTTGCATCCTCGCAGTGCATGTTCTAGTATTGTGACCATATTTTTTGCACATCCTACATTGGTTCTTCGTACCACCCTTTCTAACTGTGTAGGGATTTAAGGTCTCATCAGCCCCTCTGTTCCTCAGTTTTTTAGGTCTTCCCGAAGATGCCCTTGCCTTAGGTGGTTCAATGATGGGTTGATTTGTCCTAGCCCACTGCTCCTCACTGGGTACAGGGTAGATGATGGGTGTGTATGCCTTTAGGTACATCTCCTTGCCAAAGTATGGGCTCAGATAATCCTCAGGGTTGCCTCCACCATGCCATATTGATGAGATGGCATGAGCACATGGGATACCAGAAACATCCCACTTTCTGCACCCACATGTCTTGGCAGGTAAATTCACAGCATACCTTCTACCCCTGCACTCGACCTCAAATAAACCATCACCAGCAAATGTTGGTGTACAATGTCCGGCCTCATCTTCTTCTATCTCCAACTTCTCCTTAATTTTTGGCCCAACATTGCCTTCCATCGCAGCTATAATTTCTCTTTTCCGCTGGTACCTTCTCATCAAACTTGTCCTAATGCCTTCCAACATTACCAGTATGGTCTTATCTCTGAACTTGGTGATCCAAGAATTGAAGCACTCGGCCAAATTGTTGTGTAAGAGGTCACACTTTGCATATGTGTTGAACCATCCCTACACCAAGTTGCAGGGTCAACCTTCGAAAGGTACTCATAGGCTGGCAGATTAAGGCCCTTAAGCTCTTCCATTACAGCATAGAACTCATTCTGTGTGTAAGATACAGCAGCTCTCCACAGCAAGTCCTTTAGTAACACCCCCCGGTGACCGTCGTTCCGAAAATCGGCGTACAAGTGCCGCACACATATCCGATGCTCAGCGTTAGGGCACACCTCCATAAGACTTGGTATAAGACCCTACACACATGAAAAGCAAGTCAAACACATAGAAAAATACCACATAATCTGGAATGAAATGTCCAGCATAAAAAGCATAAGTGGAAAGATACCTTTTGTCTATCTGAAATAAAAGTCCATCTACGTACACCACTGGGGCGAAGATCAGCCAATAGTGCCTCAAGAAACCATGACCAGCTATCCTTGGTCTCTGCCTCTACAACTGCCATGGATATTGGATACATGTTATTATTGGCATCCCTTCCAATAGCTGCCATTAACTGCCTCTTGTAAACCCCCTTCAAGAAACACGCATCAAGGCCTATCACAGGCCTACACCCATCCTTGAAGCCATTTTTCATTGCTGCCAAGGATATGTATATCCTTTGGAATCTACATGGCATTTCGGCATAGGTCTCTCAACCatcaaaataacacaactccCCACATTTGTGCTTCTGATTGTCGCGCAATAGTCCCATAGACGATGGTACTGCTCACCCAACTTCCCATAAATCACCTCTTGTGCCCTCTTCCTAGCCCTATATAGGGTACTAGGATGGatttcaacattccatttcttcttcaccttcttcttcaggaCTTCTACAGGCATGTTCGGTTGATCTCTAAAACTGTCCAAGCACCACTCAGCAATCCACTTGGAAGTAATCAAATGATTCTTGTATTTCCGAGCACATGTATGTTTGGGCCTAAATGAAATCAACATGAATGTGGCCTCACCCTTCAACTGTCTTCCATAAACCCTATATTTACAATTCTTCTCTCTACACACTGCAATTACTTTTGATTTAGAATTCTTTTGGTAAACTAAGTCCTTCCCCTTCAATATATTGGCCTGTTTAATAGCTTTTCTGAAATCATACACACTATCAAAAGTATTACCTTTCTGCAGAGTCGGCTTCTCAAAATCAGATTTTGAAAATGGCACCCTCTTGGTGACACACGGCCTTTTTGAAGAATCCGGCTCATCATCTCCACTAGTATTATCGGGAGTGATCAGTATACCACTCCAAGACACATCGGAAACAGGCTCATCCTCACCCTCAACCACACCCTTACCCTTACCCACACCTTGTGCAAACTCATCTTCAGCTGCAGCTAAAGCTACTGCTACTTCTGCTTCCAAATCTTCTTCTACTATGTGTGATGGTTCTCCTACAAACTCTTGATCTACTCCTACATCTTCTCCTTCGACAGAAGCTCCTGCCTCTCCATACCCCGTATCAACATTTACTTCTAAGGCGTCCGAGTCATCACTTAGAACCTCATTCCAAAATGGATCTCTCCTATATACAGtatttctctcatattcttcttcATATTCCTCATCAACACTTTCCTCTCCTCCAGGTAAATCTACAGGTACATCATACAAAATAAACCCAACCACATATAACTCTGCTACTCCATGACCATTGTGGTGCCCCACCATTTCAATGACATCATGGTCAGAAGACAGAAGCCGTAGCCCTTCATCTAAACTCTTGTTAGGTATTCTGTAATAAATTAGATCACCGGGATTATACCCATAGCACTTAACTACAATCTCCACCTCAAAAAAAGACAGCTCATCTTTGTCATACAAGTCAGGGTAATTTGTTACATCCCCACCAACATAGGCTACCCCATTTTCCCTATTAAACCGACCTTCGTGGTGCACCTCAAACATAAGACATTCATTAAACATTATGTGTCCTAcaaattgaccaaaaaaaaactaaaaatgaacaagtttgaaaattcaatgAGCAGACAAAAAGAAACGAATAAGACACTACAATATTGCAGTCACTAGATAAAGTCATTGGGACCCCTTCATCACAGACAAAAACAAACCAGCACATTGCACAGTCATCAAAAAGACCCACGGGACCACAAGAGTATACAAAATTCAGAGCAGCACATTGCACAGTCTTACCGACCCAGCACCAATCACAACACACCCCAAACAAGATACTCACAACATGAGGGACCACAAAAcgtaaaaaatatacatttttcactaacataaaaacacaaccagATGTTGACAGTAGCGCTAAACATGGtacccaaacaaaatcaacCAGATGTGAAAACCCCCTCAACTACAAACATGATGTTATTAACATACAAAAATCACATAACTGAACCGGATTTCACTAACCCATTAACAAAATAGTAAACTTTGATAGATTACGGTtacataaataaactaaaatataagttagggtttagggttacctTTCTCAACCCTTTGTGTATTTCACTTCTGTATACAGCCGAAAGCCGAATCGATTTAGAACGAAATGCACCAGATTAGGGTTCTGAGTCGCAAGAAGGAAGTGGGTGAGTTGTGTTCGAGGGAGTAGTTGCTTCGAGTTGTGAAATTTTTTCGGCCGATTATTCTTAAGTTTAAAAAATCCGAACGTTTAGATGAGGGGCAAAAGTGGTAGTTCGAGGCTAAAATATCACGTGAAACGCACGTGTTTTGGcctccgtcatcgatttagaacggagggtgacggaataccctacattgaacggttttgataacttcatacactcgattgaacgTTTTACTACAttggtacccttaagtgaaaaagcggtatagttgggtacccttttgtgaagttatcccaaattttaatagaataatcaTGCAGAAAATtctattcaaaattttcattgcCAACTATAgtaatttattaataataaattaaaatagtgAGAAGCACTTAGCACTGTTCGTGCAGTAGCTAAGCGGTGAAATGGTGGTATTTTCAGACATTTTCTACATACACAAAAGTTTTGCCAAGATATATCTACTAGATTATTTGATTCACTAGTTTTGAACTTGATGATTTGTGAACTTTAGTCATTGTTTTTAAGGAACGTCGGTCCTCATTGCTTTTGTTCCTGAAAAATACCCAAATTCTATTTTGATCgctgaaatttaaaaattaattatagtAAAATCTTTCATAATTTATTGTGTACGtgtcttgttattttgttttatatatacttCAGCTAATGTGTAGTTAACGGAAGTCTACGTGGAATTAGAAAGTCATGGTGGCGTGACTTTTTTGTTGATATGACTTTGGAGATTTTGAGTGTAATTTAGAATTTGGGGATAAAATCTCACCTTTATGCATATATATTCCATATATACATGATACTAGATaaatattatattcataaaatgCCAGTCACTTTCAAGATGCCAACACAATCTAGTATCATGTATATATGGAATATGGAATCTATGGAACAGTTCTCCCTCTCCCCTAATCTTGTgcggacatgtaaaaaaaaaaaaataaataaatacctaCACAAAAGAGACCACATGCATCACACGATACAAAAAGTTTATCattctaaataataaattacgAATTTTGAACTATGAGTATTAACTTGAAATGTCAATaaaatatgaagaacaaaaagcggattttaatctttttgtttatatatgaaTAGTCACTTTACTATGTACTTGATTACTACTTCTTATATAGTAGCCACTCTTAACTTCCGGGCATTCTCTCtagaaattgattaaaaatgatgaaatggCGTTTGACAAACGCCATTAATTAAACGCCATTAATATTGATTAAAACTATAGCTAGTGACATAACACAAACGTCACTAATTAAACGTCGCTAATTAATTAGCTGCGTTTTAGGACCATTTAGCGGCGTTTAAAAAACGTTGTTAAataacaggtttttttttttgtgttgttggTTGAAATTGTGTCAAACGTCTCGCAAGTCTTGAGGGTTTGGTTTGTGTTGGAAATAATTATACTCTAAGTTGAATTGAGGTAGTAGTGCTCCCAGTTTGGGTCCAATAAAGACTCCTTGAAGAATCTGATCAACACTGCAACTCTCAATTAAATTGGGATAGGAATCCTAGACCAAATCAAACTCTAAGGTTAAGTGGGAGTAAAAAATGTAATTCAGATTTGACtctacctctttgcctataaataggctcatacccaaGTATAAACTACAGACTGGTTATTTTATACATTGTATACTTTTTTctcagaagctaatttaggcatcgtaTTCTTTGAGAACGTGAAAGACATTATAGAACATGTCATTCACACCGTATCGAAAATTGTTCTAACAGTTTCTATTCTCCCTTCTACAAGGCTAGACACCAAAGGGAAAGGCAGTGGTGTAACACCCcaatttttcaccttttttttgtcacttttcttttttaggcaTTAGTACTATGACTTAACTTTAAGAATAATTGAATCGAACAAGGTAGGAAGTTCGACACAGGCTAAGGGAAAGACTAGCTTAGTAACCGTATTTATGTTTATATGTTTCATGTTCATGAAACATCGAAATCAAAAAAGTCTCTATCTcatttttattcattaattcaATAAAGAGAGATTTTCTTGCATTaacaaaaagagaggaaaaattttaaatggcCTGGGAATgatgatgtgcttatatgtataaatgcaccgtTTATGACACAatgcattttaaagccgtgatggtcatgaacctatcagaactccgtagttaagcgtgcttctgcgagagcaatcccaggatgggtgacctcctggaaagtctggtttagggagccaaaagcggacaatattgtgtcattgggggtaaGTCGTTACATGTAGATTGTTAAAATTTATAGCTGTAGAGGATACAAACCCAGGAGAGCCTGACAGTTTGGACTACTATCCTTAGAAACTGAAGATGCCATAGTATTTTGAAACCCAAACGAAGCTTGATAGAGGTTTGATTAGGTTTGGATtgtaataatatattttgtatatgtttAGTTTAAGAAGTATGAAACAATGTAATAGTAGATTAATGTACGTATAAATAAAGTTGTAAAGTTATGTGAATAAATAGTTTTTAGGGGATGAAATCCCCAAAATGTCCTTAGGGggtaaagtttttctttttttttttttttaaaaaaaaaagaaaccaaaaaaacaaaacaattaggggtggtcgagccacccccttTGACTAGACTAGGATGGCTGAAACCATCCCCAAAGAGCCACCATCATTAGGCTAAGCCACCCCCATAGGCAACGTACAGCCACATGTGGGTGGCAAACCACCCTAAAGTGTGCAAAAGGGGTGGTTCAATTGACCCCTCCCCCCTccctattatttgtttttattttaaaaaatatatatatattaaaaaattcgAAGACATTTTTGGAAACaacattattttttagattattattGTCGTCTAAGGTTATATGATATATAGTGATTGTTGTTTTTactaaagaaaaacataaatatagaAGCATCatcaacatattctcatgataGAGTACTATAATGTCATATTAAACactattaattaattggaaGTGATATTAAATGGATAGTAATGGAACCGATACTGAGAGCTTGACTAAATTAGAAGGTGGAGCTTATGCTTTCATTCAATAATTGGCCAAGACAGAAACATGGTTCTCCCACTGAGTCTAGTCACAAGGCACTTGCAAATAATTAATAGTGTTTAATATGACGTTTTCTGGAAACGGCATTTACATGAAGTAGATGGAGCTTATAAGCAGGAAATGATATAGCAGGAAGAGCAGGAAGAGAGTGTAAAGCCATTTTGGTGTGAAATGATGAAAATGGAAGAGCAGGAAGAGAGTGtaagagaagagagaggaagGGTTAAGAGAGAAAAGATGTATGAAGAGCTGAAACCATATATTTATTGCATATTCTCCAATTTTTGCTTGGCAGGATTCAATATAATCTCCAAGGTCTCTCTAGACAAAGGCATGAGTCGTTATGTGCTTGTTGCCTATGGACATGCTTTTGGAACTTTGGCTAGTGCTCTTCTTGCGTTTCTGTTTGAAAGGTTAATTAATCCTTCTCTTTCCCTCTTCTGTTTTGGTATTCTTTTAGAAGATTCAATTGTAACTTCTTGTGCTCTTACCAGAAAGGAaagcagaaaaaagaaaaacttggtTCACAAGTTTTCTCATTGTATAATTGAATCAGAATGTCCAGATAAGAAGTTTAACTCAAGCATATATGGAATCAAAAAACTGAGAGCACAAGCGCGCATGCCTTAGAGGCCGCTAGTAGGCTAGCGCGCGCCTAGCTTACTGGATGTAGAATAGATAGACCTAAGAAtgaaataactattcttttATGGTtgccaaataaaaataaaaaatgtttattccCATGGTGGCCGATCGACCATCCCTTGAGGTGTTCGGCAACTCccggttatttttatatatggttGGCCGAACAGTTTTTGGGATCGGTAGCCGATCATTCCATTTTAACTTTTTGTATTCATAGTAAATAATACTCATATATTTTATTCTAATGAATCATCATTATTGTCTACCAAACGTGCCCGGATGTTTtgaactcttaatttttttttttggagggttCATTGGAGGCCATCCATTGGACCTATTGATTATCCAACTGAGATGGATCaaaattctatttattttatgtaaaataGAGAGAAACCATTTTTGTGgtctaaattaaattttagatatttaataatatatattgttaattgGTGATCATTTtgtcatatcatttaaaaagtttaaatgacCTGATCATATTCAAACCGAGATAGCCAGCCTTCTTCCTTCAATTCCTTTAATACCCTTTTCCTTGGTGTAGTCGGGATT
Protein-coding regions in this window:
- the LOC133861789 gene encoding uncharacterized protein LOC133861789 is translated as MLEGIRTSLMRRYQRKREIIAAMEGNVGPKIKEKLEIEEDEAGHCTPTFAGDGLFEVECRGRRYAVNLPAKTCGCRKWDVSGIPCAHAISSIWHGGGNPEDYLSPYFGKEMYLKAYTPIIYPVPSEEQWARTNQPIIEPPKARASSGRPKKLRNRGADETLNPYTVRKGGTKNQCRMCKKYGHNTRTCTARMQHDERQERRRNFYRKHAADLDCNLDRLDGSSSAPSVAQSTASMPSAPSSATSSAPCVGNPTHPTGSRGQKRRREDGSSSASGQGQGRGASSASTQSRGQRSTRGRGASSEGEGQGQGEGIATAQGRGQNTTRGRGESSTTTAQGRGQRSTKGRGASSQGEGIATAQGRGQKSNLGLATRIRISGRLRTSVLQTGMHKSKGKLLVDLTGNPAGPPKVPGGGPACSWGPPRSATGITFRVAPPDFDIHNLVAASTVIPQPEVQGVAKKNDKGKKKMWRV